The Dreissena polymorpha isolate Duluth1 chromosome 4, UMN_Dpol_1.0, whole genome shotgun sequence region ATTAAACATTTCTAATTATGTACAAATTGGTATGCCAAATGTTTAAGTAACAAATCATGATTCGATGTAAGGAATATGTATAGAACGTTGTGTTATGTAACCTTTTGGTCAGATTTCACTGCAACCGACAGTTTTCACGTATGTTTTTGATTATTTTAGTTGTGCGTCACAATGATCACTTTTCCATCATATACTTGTGGTTGGTAACTAACATGCAGAACTGGCTTGGGATTCTATTCAGGGCAAGGCGAATCAATGCCTTTCTAACTAAAAAACACAAAATCGTTCAGACAAACAATTTCAGTTTGTAAGGATGTGTTTCTCGGCAATAATGTGTTTAGGTAGCGTACATGCAGATCAAGATTGGTATGCATTTTGGACCACCTGAGTCAAGTTTCAGGTCGCTGTCACTTAAACAGAAATACTGTTGCCGCTAAAGAACTTTAATTAGAACAGAAGTATTGCGCTTATTGTTCGCATGACGTTTTGTATCATCCATATGGTCGCGTTCCTTGAATTATCATTTTGGAACAGTCAAAATGTTTTCCATTATTGTCGTTGTTACTTGTTTTCGTACAAGATTTACTTTTCGAAAATGTTAATGACAATGAGATGCTATTTACTGATTAATTGCAGTTAAAGGCATCGTCGACTAATTCTTGTATTGAATAAGTGAATGGGTTAACTTGCTCCAACTTGATTCTAacattgtttttgaaaaaaaagcagacTACTCACTTTAGtggctatatatatatttatttcagtcTGTTAACACTTCGCAAACAGACATAACTGATTCATTTTAATTCTAACTTAAATTATTTGACATCGCATGCAAGTGGAGATCATGGAGAAATATGTAGTGCCATACAATTGGAAGCGCATTTAATTTGCAGTAAACAATTGAAACCCCTATTTCAGAATCCACTTCAATATATTATGTGTTTTCTAATAGATTCATTCAAACACATGGATTAGAGGTACATTAATGTCACTGAAGACCTCTACGTGTATCATGTTCGACAAAGACAAGAAGTTCTACAAATTCGGTTTCGAGGCAGAAGATGCTTACAGCGAACTTGCCGAAGACGACAACCACAAAGACTATTATTATTTTCGACGCTTCAAAATGGAGCTATTTAACCGCTTGGTAAACTATTCTTAACTCTATATCCAATCAATTGATATTTATAAGGGCTCACCAAAGCGTAAAAGGAAACTAATGCATTTTCAGTCAACAATGATGAATGGGAAGACTATGTTCATGAACTTTTATTGTACGGCTGTGATCATAAAAAAACCCATATATCATTGTTTTACGTTTAGGACATTAGTTAGTTCAAATGCAGTTTCAATAATTAGACCAACACGTTAAAAAGTTTTAGGAAATTCAATATACACATCCCTTATATATTCACCAATGCAAAGTCCTCAACATGACTTTACTTTGCCCTTTTATAGAAACTGAAACGTCGATTTATGCTTGATGATGTGATGGGCAAGAAAATGCCTGCGATTGACGTCTTTTCCGCGTGTATAAAGCACTTGAAAGACCATCTCTTAGACCAGGTTCGTAAACCGATACCTGACGCCAGGGAAAACGATATTCGCTGGGTTCTGACTGTGCCGGCAATATGGAATGATGTAGCCAAGCAATTCATGCGTGAAGCAGCTGAAAAGGTATTGTTCTATTGTTACATTTATACATTAATGTAATGAGCATTGAGTTAATACGTTCAAATGTGTGTGCTTTGCTTTTTATTGTAGTCATACTACATTTTTACTTCCTTTCTGAACATAATTGCATATGCAATGTAatgaacaatataacatttaatataatttgagTACAAAGCGTTGCCTctgtaaaataatgcatttgctaAATCGTATGTATAATTGTACTGTAAATGATTATTGTAGGCTGGTATGACAGATGAAAACCTATTAATCGCCTTGGAGCCAGAGGCGGCTTCATTATGCTGCAGGCATTTACCGATGTCAGCGCTGAAAGGAAGCCAGACATTTATGCCCTTTCAACCAAACACAAAATACCTCGTATTTGACGCCGGTGGTACGTATTTACTAGTAATAATAAGacgatttataataataataatgaacctGGTCATATTcttcaaaatattgtttataattcaATGTTCACTTCTTACTGAGGACATAGAAATACTGGAGTGAACGTGCCAATAGGCAAAATTCAGTTTCCATAAAGTAAATTGTTTGTCCGTGCAGGAATTTTTCATGAAAATGGAAAAGTCCTTTGTCATATCGTTGATTCCCTAATTCAAAATGTGAAATCCTTAAATAATACGGCAATAATTTCCATCATTATGTATATTTCAGACAGGCGGTACTGTTGATATTACTGTTCATGAAGTAACGTCTAGTGGTGGGTTAAAGGAAATGTATGCAGCCACTGGCGGAGACTGGGGTGGGACGTACGTTGATAAAGCCTTTAGGTACAAACGTTTATTCACTGTTGATGTACTTTGTGGCGATGATTATTCCTAAAGAATTTAACTGAACGGTAATGGTTTGTGTTGTCATCTCTCCTTGATGCAATGCGTCGTATAAACTAATCTCTCATGTCCGATATCAAGTACTGTAAGAGTTTCTCCCTGTGATACATCGAATTAATAGCGAAAAGGcgtcaaaacatgtgtttatcacCAATAagcatacattttttgtattaccATCGCACTTTGAAACTTCTGTTGATATCAATGCATTCGAAAATTATCACCTAAGTTAACAGAAAAAATAGACCCatcaaacatcaaactttatACTCTAATAAGTATATGAAGAAAAGTATGTATgtagacatttttgttaaaaacagcGACATACTTTTCAGATGTGTTGTAACGCGCACGTACAATTTATAAACTCCTTTTCTCATCAAGATCAATACTATTTATTTGTTGTCTTAAATAAAgtttgatttatattaaattaaatcgtAATATCAATCTGCTTTTAATAGAACTTATGTTTCATGAGGGTAGCTTCATAGCCGTCGAGCGCGTCACCAGTTTATTACTTCACAAATCGGTATGACACTGACCATGCTCATTACGTTATGAGTATCTTTAGATTATGACCCTACTTTACACATTTCCAAACTAACCATGTGTTCAAACAAGATAATGATCAAACATTGATTAGACTCATTTAAGCgagaataaaacaattaaattacaCTTACGTTTCTTTTGTCATGATTCTTTTATGTATACGTTTCCATGAGTAGAATGTGtggttatttatatataaatgatgtTGTTAGTAACAACATAAATCGTCTGTGTAAAGAAACTTACTGGATACATAGACTTAAAACAGTACACcctaatggtatgaataacaaagttcttCTTAACATAACAGACTagctcttcaatttaattaagcttacttttttttttcctattagtatttttatatataattttatacgaaattgtgtattcttgaatccgaaagttaagcttaatttaattaacgttcattttattgacgtacattttcccgcattttaatgtacgttaagtcaatgacgtaacatccgctttctgttattatttgtattatcctgatgaaggcgtaagccgaaacgttgataaaaaaggaaagaaaaatatgtgtttttgttggatttatcatactggTTATTTATATGAAATGGCCGTTATTCCCCCAATTATACCTTCTATCCACACGTAACGAATCTCGTTTTGGAAATATCGATATTACGTCGTGATAATCGCTTAAACTAAAAGTAATGCGAAACCCGTCTATTGACAACTTTAATCTTCCTTATTAAGTACCAGAACTAGACACAGGCTTCTTTCATTCTGTTGTTTTATGAATTTCATTTACTTTAAACGTATATACAATAACTGTGGTATAAAACGTCGCACACAATTAGTTCAAATGATATACAAACATTACATGTAAGTCaagattatttattattcatgatGAACACGGTTTGCAACAtatataacttttttgttttgttaaggcTCTTCTTGGCTGAGCTATGTGGTAATGACGTCATGGCCGATCTAGAAGCGACACAGACAGCAGATTACATTGACATATTTAGGTCATTTGAAATTATTAAGAGAAAGTTCAGTCCTGGCATGCAGGATAAAGTCACAATAAAGGTACCGTCGGCTTTAAACGACATTTTCAAGGCAAAGCACGGGAAAGACCTCAAAGTACATATAAATTCAATGGCGGAGTACAAGGGAAAAGTAACCTGGATGGGTGACAAGATTAGATTAGAGCCAGCTGTTGCAGAAAGCTTTTTCAAAGATGCTTGCGAAAAAGCGGCTTCTCACCTAAAAAACTTGTTTTCCAAATCAGAATTAAGAGATGTCAAGACGATTCTGATGGTTCGAGGCTTTGCAGAGTCTGTTCTTCTACAGCGAGTAATAAAAGATGAAACGTCTTTAGACAAGAAGATCATCATTCCAAATGACGCTGGTCTTGCTATTCTTAAAGGCGCAGTCGTTTTCGGTCACAATCCATTGATCATAAAAGAGAGGCGATCTAGGTACACATATGGAGTTGGAACGTCGATTCTTTTTAAGAAAGGTACTCACCCTGAAGCAAATAAGATAACAGGCAACGATGGGAAAGAATATTGCACAAACATTTTTGGCAAGCACGTTGAGATTGGTCAGGAATTGGTGTTCGGCCAAAACAACGTGGTCAAGTCATACACTCCAGTTAATGCTGATCAAACTCAGATTGGCTTTCGATTCTTCACTTCGACGGACAAAGATCCGATGTACGTTACAGATCCTAACTGCACAGATATCGGCAACCTAACCGTCGATTTGGCAGGATCTGGTACTGACCGCTCTGTTAAAGTTAATATGATTTTCGGCGACACTGAGCTACATGTTGAAGCGGTCGAGGTCGCGAATGGAAAGAAGTCGAAGTGCGTCTTGAATTTTCTCGGGTAGCGATGCGATGATGGAGTTCAGTCTTCGTATAACAGAAGTATATACACGCATGATATCGAGTTATATATAGAcacaattattacaatacattcaAGAGTtagattttacattaaaataggTAGCACGCTCTGAAATTTATCTcaaaacatgcatacaaaattATTATTGTACTAAAatcttgtgtgtgtttttcatatAAATTTTCCATATAAAACATTATTCTATTTGGGAACTCttgatttttttctcatttaaatgacttaaaattatttaattttaaattatttgatacaGTAGCTTATCTTAACGTTTCGTATTTCATGTATATCGGATAAATTGTTTCGTTAATATCACATAGTTATAATGAAAATAGTATACAATAACTAGATTACTTTGACGCCGTCGAGCTTC contains the following coding sequences:
- the LOC127875929 gene encoding heat shock 70 kDa protein 12A-like isoform X3, yielding MSKLKDDFLLVATIDFGTAFSGYAFSTKEDFKANPLQIHSNTWIRGTLMSLKTSTCIMFDKDKKFYKFGFEAEDAYSELAEDDNHKDYYYFRRFKMELFNRLKLKRRFMLDDVMGKKMPAIDVFSACIKHLKDHLLDQVRKPIPDARENDIRWVLTVPAIWNDVAKQFMREAAEKAGMTDENLLIALEPEAASLCCRHLPMSALKGSQTFMPFQPNTKYLVFDAGGGTVDITVHEVTSSGGLKEMYAATGGDWGGTYVDKAFRLFLAELCGNDVMADLEATQTADYIDIFRSFEIIKRKFSPGMQDKVTIKVPSALNDIFKAKHGKDLKVHINSMAEYKGKVTWMGDKIRLEPAVAESFFKDACEKAASHLKNLFSKSELRDVKTILMVRGFAESVLLQRVIKDETSLDKKIIIPNDAGLAILKGAVVFGHNPLIIKERRSRYTYGVGTSILFKKGTHPEANKITGNDGKEYCTNIFGKHVEIGQELVFGQNNVVKSYTPVNADQTQIGFRFFTSTDKDPMYVTDPNCTDIGNLTVDLAGSGTDRSVKVNMIFGDTELHVEAVEVANGKKSKCVLNFLG
- the LOC127875929 gene encoding heat shock 70 kDa protein 12A-like isoform X2 — translated: MSKLKDDFLLVAAIDFGTAFSGYAFSTKEDFKANPLQIHSNTWIGGTLMSLKTSTCIMFDKDKKFYKFGFEAEDAYSELAEDDKHKDYYYFRRFKMELFNRLKLKRRFMLDDVMGKKMPAIDVFSACIKYLKDHLLDQVRKPIPDARENDIRWVLTVPAIWNDVAKQFMREAAEKAGMTDENLLIALEPEAASLCCRHLPMSALKGSQTFMPFQPNTKYLVFDAGGGTVDITVHEVTSSGGLKEMYAATGGDWGGTYVDKAFRLFLAELCGNDVMADLEATQTADYIDIFRSFEIIKRKFSPGMQDKVTIKVPSALNDIFKAKHGKDLKVHINSMAEYKGKVTWMGDKIRLEPAVAESFFKDACEKAASHLKNLFSKSELRDVKTILMVRGFAESVLLQRVIKDETSLDKKIIIPNDAGLAILKGAVVFGHNPLIIKERRSRYTYGVGTSILFKKGTHPEANKITGNDGKEYCTNIFGKHVEIGQELVFGQNNVVKSYTPVNADQTQIGFRFFTSTDKDPMYVTDPNCTDIGNLTVDLAGSGTDRSVKVNMIFGDTELHVEAVEVANGKKSKCVLNFLG